A single genomic interval of Lathyrus oleraceus cultivar Zhongwan6 chromosome 7, CAAS_Psat_ZW6_1.0, whole genome shotgun sequence harbors:
- the LOC127104809 gene encoding cysteine proteinase inhibitor 1 — translation MRFQSLVLLFLILLASAILNQAIPGGWSPIKNISDPYVVGIARSAVDLYDKQEGATLEFENLIKGESQDVKDKLQVVFQTNYRLTLSAKSGSSSNNYEAVVLDQFSEYLRNLSSFKRI, via the coding sequence ATGAGATTTCAATCCCTTGTTCTTCTCTTCCTTATTTTGTTGGCTTCTGCCATCCTGAATCAAGCTATACCAGGCGGTTGGAGTCCCATAAAAAACATCAGTGATCCATACGTAGTTGGAATTGCCCGATCCGCAGTCGACCTGTACGACAAGCAAGAAGGAGCAACATTGGAGTTTGAGAATCTTATCAAAGGTGAATCACAGGATGTCAAGGATAAATTACAGGTTGTCTTCCAGACCAACTACCGCCTCACTCTTTCTGCCAAAAGCGGTTCATCTTCTAACAATTATGAAGCTGTTGTGTTGGATCAGTTTTCGGAATACTTAAGGAATCTCTCTTCCTTTAAACGCATTTGA